A window of Gossypium raimondii isolate GPD5lz chromosome 7, ASM2569854v1, whole genome shotgun sequence genomic DNA:
CAGGGGAGGCCCACGTAGAGGTGAAGTTTGGTGGTTGCGGCGGTTGGGTTGAGGCGGAATTTTGAGAAAGGCCTGGTGTAAGCGCCGGAGGGATCGGAGGGAGCCAGTTGGGACATCATGATCTGCCACGTGGAAGTCCATGCTGTACGGACGGTTGAGATTAGAATTCCAGGAGGGAGGGATGCGCCCCAGAGCAGCTTGGAGACGTTTTTTATTAGACTGAAACCATTTGTGCTACCGCTGTTGTTATTAGTAGCACTGTCGTTGAAGAACATTCTAGGGCTGACGTGGCATGCCAATTTTAAGGTAGTTTTGGCTGGAGAGTGCAACAGCAGGTGAGAGCTGGGCAGCGAAATGCAATGCATTGCTTTGGTTCTTTATTAAGTTCTGCAAccgttttcaatatttttatttttatttacaattatcTTTTTAGAGGAAGAACGGTGGAGAGGATATCATTCTTGGCTCGATCTCCTTTAAataaaacgctgcgttttggtttAAGAAAGTGAAAACCTGAATCTGTGTAGCCAAACAGTCCAAAAATCTCAAGTAAAGCCCTAGGCCAGCGTATATAATGAAGCAGCAGCCCTTTCTCAAGAAAACAGGCATATGCAAACGGCGGAGCGGATCAGAGCCGTTCAAGAATGTCGAAGCGAGGTAaacatttttccttcattttctctcaCTTTCCGATTCTCCAACCAACACCTTCGCTGGTCTCGAcggttatttttcttttcatttgcaaCAGGAAGGGGAGGTAGTGCGGGGAACAAGTTCAGGATGTCACTGGGTTTGCCGGTGGCAGCGACGGTGAACTGCGCAGACAACACGGGAGCGAAGAACCTCTACATCATTTCAGTGAAAGGAATCAAAGGTCGTCTCAACAGGCTTCCATCGGCTTGTGTCGGCGACATGGTCATGGCTACCGTCAAGAAAGGAAAGCCAGATTTGAGGAAGAAGGTGTTGCCAGCTGTCATCGTCCGACAGCGGAAGCCTTGGCGTAGAAAGGATGGCGTCTACATGTACTTTGAAGGTCCAAACATTTCCTCTTGTctcttccttttatttcttcGTCTTTGTTGCTTCGTTTGATAATTGGGTAGCTGGTTTTAATCGTTGGTTACTCTTAATGAGAAGCATAGAATTATGGGAATTCGCCAGTTTTAAACAGCATGATGTTGTTTATCTATTGCATTGTGTTACCTGTCTGCTGGTATATTTGATTTAGTTATTACTTATTACATATTACTATCATTTAATTGCCTTTCCtttcaaaatgtaatttgagtTTATTATCTGTTTACAGATAATGCTGGTGTCATTGTCAACCCCAAAGGGGAAATGAAAGGTAAACCAACTCAGTTCATCGTGTTCATTATATCTAGTTATAAATTGCAAGTTTTCAACGAGTACTTGTGGGGATCTAAACTTCAGATGTTTATGTTGTTCTTATCGCTTTTTAAATGTTTCCTTTTCCTGTTTGCTATGGTTCTATTGCTCTTGCCATGTTAGAGTTGAGATCAAGTGAATATTCCTGGAATTTTGCTATTGGTAATACCATAATTCTGAAACGAACACGCCTGTGGCTATTCTAATTTCTGCCCTTAGTAAAAATTATGTTACATCTGGGTTTGGTTGAGAGTGATGGATAAAGGCATGTGCCCAATATTGATGGTTGGAAGAAACATAGGTTAGTGCAATAGTTAAGAAAAA
This region includes:
- the LOC105798318 gene encoding 60S ribosomal protein L23 — its product is MSKRGRGGSAGNKFRMSLGLPVAATVNCADNTGAKNLYIISVKGIKGRLNRLPSACVGDMVMATVKKGKPDLRKKVLPAVIVRQRKPWRRKDGVYMYFEDNAGVIVNPKGEMKGSAITGPIGKECADLWPRIASAANAIV